The Bacillus mesophilus genome contains the following window.
CAAAAGAGATAAAGTCCCTGTCCCTTCTGTCCTCCAAGAAAGATAACTATCTTTTTTCGTTATAATTCCGAGTTGCCACATAGGAGGAGCGTGTGGAGGTATCATGCTTATCGCTTTCTGATTCATCCTTGAATAGATAGATTTTGGTAGCATGGTAACTCCTAATTCACCTGCAACAAGTTCAGCAATCAAATCCCATTGCGAACTTTCATACACGACATTAGGTGTAAAACCTGCATTCTCACATCGTTCAATGATTAAGTTATGTAAAGCAAAATCACGATTAAATAGAATAAAATTTTCCAATTATTATTCTTCTAACATCACAACTAGAAGGTATTTCAATGGTTAATGTAGTAAATATAACTATGTGCATAGCACAAACTAATATTATGGAGGTTTTAAAGTGAAGGTTGCTATTTCGTTTTTTAATCGTATTATGCAGCGTTATTTGCCCGATCCGTTTTTGTTTGTTATCATTTTAACTTTTGTTGTATTTGGGCTTGGCCTGTTTCTAACGGAAAGCTCACCAATGAACATGGTTCAGTATTGGGGTGACGGTTTTTGGAGTCTGTTAGCCTTCTCGATGCAAATGGTGCTAGTATTGGTCACTGGTTATGTGTTGGCAAGCAGTCCATTGTTTAAGAAAGGGCTTGGCGCTCTGGCTTCAAAAGCAAAATCACCAGGTCAAGCTATCATTTTAGTTACAGTTATTTCTATTATTGCGAGCTGGATTAACTGGGGATTTGGACTTGTTATCGGAGCCCTGTTTGCAAAGGAGCTTGCGAAAAAGGTTTCTAATGTCGATTACCGCCTATTAATTGCAAGCGCTTACAGCGGATTCGTTGTGTGGCATGGTGGATTTTCTGGTTCCATTCCACTTACGATTGCGACCGAAGGACATTTTTCACAGGATTTAATTGGTATCATTCCTACAAGCCAAACTATTTTTGCAACTTTTAACGTAATCATTGTGTTAGCACTTTTCTTAATTTTGCCTGTTTTAAATCGCTTCATGCATCCTTCTAAGGAAGAAACCATTACGGTAAGCCCTGAGTTACTTGAAGGTTCATCTAACCTTCAGGCTGCGACGATTGAAAAATCAGCGTTAACTCCTGCTGAAAAAATTGAAAATAGCTTTATAGTTTCATTGTTAGTTGGTCTATTAGGTTTAGCCTTCTTAGTTTACTATTTTGTGAACAGTGGCTTTAGCTTAAACTTAAATATCGTCAACTTTATTTTCTTATTCCTTGGTATTCTATTCCATGGTACTCCTCGAAGATTTCTGGAGTCTGTACTGGATGCTGTAAAGGGTGCTGGTGGGATTATCATCCAGTTTCCGTTCTACGCTGGTATTATGGGTATGATGACAGCTTCAGGTCTTGCGGCAGTAATGTCTGAGGCATTTGTATCCATCTCTAATGAGTTTACGTTCCCACTATTTACATTTATTAGTGCTGGTATCGTTAACTTCTTCGTTCCTTCTGGTGGAGGTCAGTGGGCTGTTCAAGCACCAGTTATGTTAGCTGCTGCAGACGCACTCGATGTGTCCTATGCGAAAACAGCAATGGCTGTCGCTTGGGGAGATGCTTGGACGAATTTAATCCAACCATTCTGGGCTCTTCCCGCACTGGCAATCGCTGGCTTAAAGGCAAAGGACATTATGGGATATTGTGTAGTTATCTTATTTGTAAGTGGAGCTGTAATATCAGTAGGATTATTACTTTTCTAAATAAAGTCGATCCTTAACTGGGAAAAGGGATTTTTTCCTAGAAAAATTTTAGAAACAAACCCATGGGGACAAGGACCTTGTCTCAATAGGAAAGACATAGTCCCTGTCCCAAGATCCAAGGGGACAGGGACTTTGTTCCATATATAGTGATTACTTGTGTAAAAAGGGTTGTGACTTTAAAAGAAATAAAAAAATCACCTAGCACATTAAAGTGTAGGTGATTCTTTATGTTCCTTAATCCTTCAGTTTTTCTACTTCCTCTTTACTTAATCCAGTAGCCTCAATAATAGTTTCTACACTAACGTTAAGTTTTATTAGTTTTTCCGCAACTTCTTGTCTTTCCTCTATTTTAGCCTTTTCTCTTGCTTTATTTAACAGGTACTGACCTAAGACTGTATCTTCGATTGATAATCCCACGACCGATCCCTCCTTTTCAACTAATAGTTCTATTTCTTGAATCAAGGCAATCTCTTGTTCATATGGCATGATTATAATCTTATCAATGAATAAAAATAACTTACTTATATTTTCTCTTTTAATGCTATCTTCCTTCATTTTATCTTGAAAAAGGATCCTCATCAAATGTCGTTTAAAATGATACTTCATATCCTTATTCTTCTTACTCTTAATGGCATATAATCCAGCTAATATCGCCAATGCAAATGGGTTTTGTGATTGTAGAAGTGTGGTTTCAGTTTGAGAAGCAATACGGAAGGTATTATAGTGGTAGGTAACTTTTGTTTCGAGGAATTCATAGTAATACTGATTTTTGTTGTAAGAGGCCCGTTCGTCTGTGAAAAGCGCTATTGCATAAACTGGCTGATCATACAAATCCATAATTCGATAGAAGGATTGGAACATTCTTTTTGGAAAGTCCTTTCTATAATCTC
Protein-coding sequences here:
- a CDS encoding LysR substrate-binding domain-containing protein; this translates as MENFILFNRDFALHNLIIERCENAGFTPNVVYESSQWDLIAELVAGELGVTMLPKSIYSRMNQKAISMIPPHAPPMWQLGIITKKDSYLSWRTEGTGTLSLLSYKWAKVPVPLYRIINERRVKKWSLKII
- a CDS encoding short-chain fatty acid transporter, encoding MKVAISFFNRIMQRYLPDPFLFVIILTFVVFGLGLFLTESSPMNMVQYWGDGFWSLLAFSMQMVLVLVTGYVLASSPLFKKGLGALASKAKSPGQAIILVTVISIIASWINWGFGLVIGALFAKELAKKVSNVDYRLLIASAYSGFVVWHGGFSGSIPLTIATEGHFSQDLIGIIPTSQTIFATFNVIIVLALFLILPVLNRFMHPSKEETITVSPELLEGSSNLQAATIEKSALTPAEKIENSFIVSLLVGLLGLAFLVYYFVNSGFSLNLNIVNFIFLFLGILFHGTPRRFLESVLDAVKGAGGIIIQFPFYAGIMGMMTASGLAAVMSEAFVSISNEFTFPLFTFISAGIVNFFVPSGGGQWAVQAPVMLAAADALDVSYAKTAMAVAWGDAWTNLIQPFWALPALAIAGLKAKDIMGYCVVILFVSGAVISVGLLLF